The DNA window TTTGGGCTCAAAGCCATCGCATAATTGTGAATATTCTTATAGAtggaactttgaatttgaaaaattgatgtgaattttattctttttcaactTAATTAAACAACTCCTTTTCTTGAAGTTTGGAACCATTCATTCCATTCACTGGGCCGACCAAAAATACCAACTTGGTGTCGGTGTTTTAATTCCTACAAGACATAAACCTACCTCTTCCATGCCTAGTAAACGCAAGTACTGGAACCAAACTCATGAAACCCTTTAGTTTTTAGTCTTCAGTTGCTGCCCACCGACAGGGTAAAGTCCGCCTGGCTTCTTGGTCCAATAACTCAATtcgtaaaatttttttttgatttttcacgTGCAATTAATTTACATATACCCACGACTCCTTTCCCTCCTCTAGCATAGGGAACTTGGGTTTTTCTATATAAATGCAACCCTAAACCAGTATCCTTACCACACGCCGTTGCTATACAATACACGCTCATTGTTATCTTCAGAGTTTTTCTCTGTAAGAAAATTATCTCCGCAGGTTCGTCGGCAGTTCCAGTTCCAGTTCCGGTTCGTTTCAATTTCTGCTGCAATCACTCCAGGTATCTTAAACTTTATGTCCTTTGATccttctttttatatatattttcctttCAACCATTTGTGGGCTCTAATTATTTTGATATTCGCTGTTGAAAtttgtctctttcttcttcgtctttttATTCAAACATGGTATACAAACTTGCATCTGGTGCACAAGCAAACCAGTCAATGCGTAGAAataacaattataaattaatgagGCATAAATAGATCTTTATCATATGTTTGGATGTGgcaatttaatatattatttcatgGGGCTAAAGTAATGGACAAAGTAGACCGCATATAACGGTGTGATTGGGTGTGCTTGAGatattttacttaaaaaaattaatataaattaaaatctaTTTTATTCTGTATCTTTTTCACGGTTGCTTTGCCGGTTTGCCCTAAaaatatctctctcttttttctttttttttttcttttccctaccGGCAGCCACAAGAGCACAACTTGGCAGTAGTTTTGATTCTCTTCTGTCTGGGTCCCCTCCTTTTTACAAATTCATATTGCTATATTTTCTTTAAATagttaatttgattaatttacAATTCAAAAATTACACTTGACGAAGACAACAACCATGTCTTTCCATTTGTTAATACGAAGTAGTTCTCACACAATTTCAACACCTACCACAAACCCCACACGGGTGGCTTTGCCTTTGTTGATGtcccaaaagaaaaggaaaaaagagttcGCAATGAGCATCTTTTGTTTACCTTTTCTGCCTTTTCAAATGCATCAACAGTCTAAATTATGATTGTTTATGCTGCCTTTAGAGACCAAAAAGAAGAGGTTCATTTAAAGTAGTGCACCTGCTAGGACATATGGGGAGCAATTGATACTGCAGAGTTCTTAATTTGTATTCAATTACTTACAGGACATCCAATTGGCCATATTCTTACCCATCTTGCTAaagttgtgtgtatatatatatattccaggtttctctcaaaaaaatatttatataaaacaaGTATCTGATTTGAAATCCTTGATATTAAGGTCATTTGTGGCCTAAATACTACAGTAAGGCATTTTTTGCTTCTTGGCAATGAAACTAGTTTAAGCAGGGAAAAATTTGTGTGGGTCTAACTTGGGAAAATGACAACTGTAATTAATGATGAACATAAATTATGGGCAGTGATTTTTGAACAACCAAAAGTTTCGGttttttacaaaaacaaaaactctttttttttttttttttgtaaaaatatacaaatacaatatacgacacacctcCATATCAAACTTATGAAACTAAgtacaccaccagatcaagcatATGAAAGTACATGTGTCAACctgccccacgcaggaggcacaaatcctcataaatattcggaggaggtgagacaaGAACCTATGACCTCaatcagggacatgcaaagtcattgtcactcaaccaatgactcatttgcaacaaaaactctctctcaaataataaaaatatttggtTTCTTATTTTTGGTACTTGTTAATTAGTGGATTCACAACCCTTTATTTGCTAGCGTGGAAAGGGGAGGGACTTGCAAGTGTTGTGTTTGTGAAAATGCGTCACTGACTTGACTCCCTCTATAAAAAACCCAACTGAAGGGCACAAAACGTGCAGCCTTCTTTGAGAGAGGATTTCGTTCAGAACAATGGAGTCTGTGGAGCAGAAAAAAGACTCCATTAATGGTGGTGTGAATGGGCATTACAAGCTCAAAAGCTTCGAAGATGAAGACTTTGACCCAGCTGCACCTCCACCATTCAAGATAGCTGAGATCCGAGCTGCCATTCCTCAACACTGCTGGGTCAGGAACCCATGGAGGTCTATGAGTTATGTTTTCAGGGATGTTCTTGTGGTCTTTGCATTGATGGCTGCCGCAGTTCACTTCAACAGTTGGTACTTTTGGCCAATCTACTGGATTTCGCAGGGCACAATGTTCTGGGCCATTTTTGTCCTCGGACATGATTGGTAAACAACCACATTTtgatttgttctttctttcttgccaTTGAAATCTGTTTTGAGTAAATAGATCTAAATgggtatttttgtttttgattgtaCAGTGGCCATGGAAGCTTTTCAGAAAGTACCAAGCTGAATAATGTGGTGGGGCATATCTTGCATTCTGCAATCTTGGTGCCTTATCATGGCTGGTGGGTTTTTCTTTGAGCTTATTTATACATTGTGCTCATTctgtatttgaaaaaaaaaatgcaaattgATGTTTAACATCCATATGGGCTTCATGAATTTTCACAGGAGAATTAGCCACAGAACTCACCATCAAAACCATGGAAATGTTGAAAAGGATGAGTCCTGGGTTCCAGTAAGTCTCCTCTCGCAGTTGTTGGTTTCTATTAACTGCCTGTCTGCATCTGCTTCAATGTACACATGCATTGCATATGTGTGGTCATGGTCTTTTTCTTTTGCTAATGGAAGATTCTGTCTCAACACTGCAGATGACTGAATCTCTGTACAAGAGTCTAACATTGAGAACCAAAATTCTAAGGTTCACTGTGCCTTTCCCTGTTTTAGCCTTCCCAATGTACTTGGTAAGAGCTGTTAGTTGCTTATCAATAAGCTTCTTCTTATGTGTACACAGAGATCaatatgcattttattttttttgttttttctgtgTGGTCTGCTTTTTCAGTTGTACCGAAGTCCAGGAAAGGAAGGTTCACACTTCAACCCCAAAAGCAGCTTATTTGCACCCAATGAGAGGGCAGCTGTGCTCACTTCTACCGTTTGTTGGACCATAATGGCTACTCTGCTCTGCTATTTATGCTTTGTTTTTGGTCCTGTTCGAATGCTGATGCTCTATGGTATTCCAAATTTGGTGAGTCAAATCAACACAGGTCTTTAACATTTTATTATCCCCATTTTTTTCTATGCCAGATTTTCAAACCCTAATGACTCAATATTTCGGCAGGTTTTTGTTATATGGTTGGATGCTGTTACATACTTGCATCACCATGGCCATGATGAACAGAAGCTCCCTTGGTACCGCGGCAAGGTAATAATCTATAAAGATCATAAGCTTATGCAAGACTAagatttgttgttgttgctgctgtatTTGCATTTGAGTTGTACATGTACTTAAACAGGAATGGAGTTATCTGCGAGGAGGCCTGACGACAGTTGATAGAGATTATGGACTGTTCAACAACATTCACCATGACATTGGAACTCATGTCATTCACCATCTCTTCCCTCAAATCCCTCACTATCACATTGTGGAAGCTGTAATATCTCCAATTAACCAAAACCCAATATTTCGAGTTACATTTATATATGTGTCCGTCCAGTATACCCTTAAAATATTGATCATTCTGGGTTTTTGTGCTTGCAGACAAAGGCAGCTAAGCCAGTGCTTGGAAAGTACTACAGAGAGCCAAAGAAATCAGGGCCTTTTCCATTTCACTTGGTTGATAATCTGGTGAGGAGCTTAGATCAAGACCACTACGTGAGCGACAGTGGAGACGTCGTGTTCTATCAAACAGACCCCGATTTCGTCAAACTCATTAACAACAAGTCTCTCTAGTTTTTTGTTGTAATTCAAGTTTTTATTAGCACTCCAAAACTGGAATCTTCTGGCCAGTAATAATGTCGTTAGACATCCTTTTGAAGTATGTagatcctttctttcttttaataataataataataaaaatcagATTACCAAAACTTCCTGCTCCGAAGCTTGCTACCAGTTATTAGTGTCATGTGTTGTGtatgaaaaattatttgtgAAGGCTATAACCCCACGTCAGTCTCTAACAACACCCAAGTTGAGTGGCTTTTATAAGCAAATTTCATACCCtttcacatcaacaatcaacaatGCTTGTCATAAGTAGCATAAAGCttttcataaattataaaataaaaaaccttaCCGGGGCTCCATGTATCCATAGGGAGCCTTTCAACCCAAAGAGGACAACGTTGTCTTGGGGATTGGATTTGATGTATTCGTATAGTGAACCAATAAACCGAAAGAGAACAATATTATTAGTAATTCAATCCTAATCAAAACTTGTTCTAGTCCAAATGGGGTTCTTTAATTGCGGTTGATATTATAAgattctgctgctgctgctgccacACATTGTCGATCGCACATGGATTCACGTGGTGTTCAAACTAATCTTGGCAGTTAATGGAACTAATGGACGATCTCCATGTGAAGTGTCAGCAGGAAAAGAGCAAAAACAAAAGTGGCCAGCTGGAAATATGTCCGACTACAAACGATGTCCCCCTCTCCCTAGATTGTATCGTCACAGTGGAATCTAAACCCAGTGGGCTCCTTGTGCAAGATATTGTGCAATCTTTTGTGACCTCTCAATCTCAAACACACAGATAATTTCCATTTCCTTCGGCCACAGACTTGACTGACACACCACTTGCACTGTCCCTATCCTATCGGCCAAGTTTCAAGCGAGTGACGAGAGATtagattaattaataaaatcacaACTAATTCAAGTTTCATCAAACCTCTTTCATTCAAATTTACTTTATGGAAGTTCAAAAACCCATCTCATCTATTGTCACTATTTTCTCATTTTGAGTTTTACTTTAGTTGggttctctcttcttctctccaaCTACTATGACCAAGTTATTGCCTTCTTCTGCTTCAGTTTCATCAACTTCCACCACTTCTTTTGATGCAAATATAggttattttaattaattaatgcaaTATTCCGTCGGATTCCTTGCTCCGCTTCGGTAGgctacccacacacacacacacacacacctgcCTGATCAAATCATGGAAGCCAGCAGCTCAAATGACAAATACCATCAACAATAATTGAAAAAGGCAATTGAGATTGAGCCCAAATCATCATGGGCCAAAGCTCTATTTGTTTGAAATCGGGATGAGTTCGAGCTCAATTACGCCAACGCCAACGCCAAGCAAGTCAAGTCCATGAATGATGCATGTGGATTGAACCAATGCAATTTGGCTACACAGAAATACGCACAAGATTGAACGTTTTTTTGAATATGTCGAATCAACAATTTTGGAAGAATTGTTAGATCAAGTCTGAAAACTTTTAAGATGAAAAGCCTAAACATGTaagattataataataataataccttGGTAAATTTTGCATTTGTATAAAGTTTAATCATAATTATTGTTTTTCTGGTTCAAATTTTCTTCTCATCACTTTTATTAAGCATACTTTTATTTTGGGTTTTCCAACAACTTGGATTACCTCGCGTGCTAATGCTATGTAGgcactattaatttttttattttttattttgaaaataatagaaTTATCAAACAAAGCGTATTTTTTTGGAAAcagtaaaatatataatattttaacaatatttaatttgttatgCGCAACAGCATGCATATAAATCCTAAGTTATCTGGACCAAAACTTATTCAAGCATGTGCAAAGTAACATAGCACAAACAAAAGACAGCATTTTTGATAGaatattacaaacattgcaTTGAAAATCCCACCACTAAACCCTGCCAcccaattttcatattttttttttgattttcttgcaAATGAAATAATCGTCCAAATTATTTTAATCGGAATAACTTGGCAATCCCCTCTCAGGTTAAAATTAACTTGTTTCTTTGTATCCAAGCTTCATATTTTCTGTCCagcaaagaaggaagaaaaaaacattctcATCCAGACAAAATCCAGCCAAAGCCGGCAGACATGGAACTTTTCAATCTGCTGATGTtggagaaaacaaaaatatacgGACATTTGGATTTCTGCATCAGCAAGAAAACCATAAAAACTGGGTTTGAGAATCAAATTAGCTCTTTTCAAGTGCCCTTCCCACTACCAATTACCCAACAAGAAAAGTAGACAAAAATGGGCATCAAGATTAGGTCATGCCTTTTCTTTAGTGCTCAACAATCTCCCCAACTAAGGAAATTATAGAGAACCAATGAATCTCATCTTATAAACCATAAAAGTAATACGCACAATTCGTAAAGGTGGTAATCACTCAAGTAGCCTGCATTTGTCCGATATATATGCTTCTATTTGGATGGAGACTCGCACCATCCTTCATCTGGTTCCAGCGAAAAAGTGATTTATGGACATTTGTTACCAAACCCCCACCAATAACATAAATGCTAAAGCATCCAAACTCATTGATCAACAAGTTTTGGACAGAGGAGGAAAGATGTTTAAAAGAGCAAAATATGTTTATTTCATTATGAGAGAGCTTTATATATAaccaaaaatcaatttttttaaaacccaAGAGCGGCATGAGCAGAAACCTTTCATCCTGCCAGCTTCTTCTGTTGATCTCCTGGAGTATACCCTTTTCCTCTAAATAAGATGAAtactaataaaaatattaagaatggTAAAAACTAGTTAAAAGGTTGAGTTTTGGAGCTAAAATGGGTTGATCTGTTTCAAGCCACCATTTGCTCCTGCTCCATGCACAGCTGCTCCACCCAAACTGGGAGCATCTCCGACCCACCATTGTCAACATGACACTGCTGCTGCTGATCTTCAAAATCTAAATGCCCGGCTCTTGAAGATGAAGCTTCCTTCACCAAGGACTGAACCCAAGACACATCTGGCTCATCAACAGTTGCAGGAATTGATGTGACAGCCAGTGTCCCATTATTAGCACTTCGGAGACCAAATGAAGCAGATTTCCGCAGTTTATTAAGCTCTTCTCCCTGGATACCCCAGTCCAATTTGCCATCAGGTGAACCCCAATCGGAGAGGTTACAAGGCATCCCATTGGCTGACGAAGCAGGTGAAGAAAATCCATTATGACGGTGAACAGCAGTACGCTCAATGAAGCTTTGGCTCCTCTTCGCAAATGCAGCTGACCTTGAACTGATTGCTGCTGCTGCCCTGGATGGATCAATCCCGAAGGATCCCGATCCCCTACCAGGAGATGAGGAAAGGTTGATAGGATAGCTTGACCGAAGCTGATGATTCATGCTCTGGCGCATCTGGACCCCAGTTGGAGACTGCAAATGGGATGCTGCAACATCTAGTGAGAGTCCTTGTAATTGAGGAAAAATTGCAGGATCAAGGGATCCATAAATATCTTCTAGGTTAGTTGGTTTCACTCCCAGTCTATTCACTTCCCCACTATGATCACCACCACCAGAGGAGGCGACGAAAGACGCTTTCAACACATTGTTGTTCCAGCTGGATGGGGATGAGAGACCAGATGACTCATCGATCAACTGTTGCTGCCAACGACGACTTCTTTCCCGTCCAAGTAATTCCAGGTCTAAATCCACGTCTCTAGCAAAAAGTGCAGATTTCAACCTGCTACCAGGAAGCTGCAATGTAGGGGGAGTAATATTTGACTGGTTCTGCCAAATGTTTCCACCCATAGGAGAAGAAGCTCCAGATGGGGTCATGGGTGGTGTTGAAGTAGGAGGCATCATAACAGATGGAGAACCAAGGACAAGTGGGGTTATTGAAGCCATATCCAGCAAAGAATTGCCACCTGAGTATGATCTTGGAGAAGGCACTGCTGAGCCAGTTGAGGCATACAAGGGGCGAAGCTCTTCAGGTTTGTGTGCAAAAAAACAAACCCTTCTGCTGCAATTAGTCTCATCCTTACACAGACGAGTGCGATACTGAGCAGGATGCAGCCAGCACTCAAAAATCCCATGTGCATATTCACAAGCATCCCCTTGCCTGCACGTCCCTTTTCGAAACTCAGGGCATGGAACACAACTGTAATGATATTTCCTCGGATCACGCCGCCTAGCGTTTTCCCCTGGATGAACAAAAGGACACTCAGTCCAATCATGAGAGTAAGCTCTTGAGCAGGGCTTGATCTTAAAAGTATACATCCTGAAGTCGTCTGTTCCATAAATCCCATTCTTGATGTCTGGGAGAGTAAGATCAATTGGATACTCTTTCTTCTCGCTCCCATCTTTTGAAACTCGTGGAACTGTATTCTCTTGCTGCTCCAACCCTTCAATGCCACGAAAGATTTGACCAGAAAACTCATAAGCTTCCTCttcgctgctgctgctgctgctgctgccgccGCAGCCTTTCAGCATGATTTCCAAATTCCTCTTCCTTGAATTAAAACCTGAACTGACAACAGAAGCAATCAAGTCACCAGGTCGATTACCACTGACATCAAGAGAGTTAACATCTGCCGAAGCATCAAGCAAGACTTCGACAACCTCGGCAGCAGAAACCGAGCCACCTGTAGCGGCACAGTGTAAGGCGGTGACCCCATCAGACCCACAAGCCTTATTGACATCGACACGGCCAGTTCCAATCACATAATTCAACACATCCTTGCTGCCAAACAAGGCAGCAATCATGAGTGGTGTCCTCTCCTCAAAACCCATTGACTTCGACCCAATTCTCCTCCCATACCAAAAACCAGTCTCATTGACATCATGACCCTCCTCCTCAACAGCACGCTTGAACCCAATCAGATCATCTGAGGCGGACAATTCAAGAAAAATAGAGAAGTTACGGAATGACCCATCTAGCTTTTGGGATTCATAGTCCATCGCCAGACCAGCTTGAGCTTCTTTCCTCTTCGAACCACTGCACATGGAAGGCTCTCTCTTGTCAGACCCCCTACAAAGTTTTCCTCTACAAAAGAGTATAAGAGAAAAGATTCG is part of the Tripterygium wilfordii isolate XIE 37 chromosome 7, ASM1340144v1, whole genome shotgun sequence genome and encodes:
- the LOC120001334 gene encoding omega-3 fatty acid desaturase, endoplasmic reticulum; the protein is MESVEQKKDSINGGVNGHYKLKSFEDEDFDPAAPPPFKIAEIRAAIPQHCWVRNPWRSMSYVFRDVLVVFALMAAAVHFNSWYFWPIYWISQGTMFWAIFVLGHDCGHGSFSESTKLNNVVGHILHSAILVPYHGWRISHRTHHQNHGNVEKDESWVPMTESLYKSLTLRTKILRFTVPFPVLAFPMYLLYRSPGKEGSHFNPKSSLFAPNERAAVLTSTVCWTIMATLLCYLCFVFGPVRMLMLYGIPNLVFVIWLDAVTYLHHHGHDEQKLPWYRGKEWSYLRGGLTTVDRDYGLFNNIHHDIGTHVIHHLFPQIPHYHIVEATKAAKPVLGKYYREPKKSGPFPFHLVDNLVRSLDQDHYVSDSGDVVFYQTDPDFVKLINNKSL
- the LOC120002123 gene encoding zinc finger CCCH domain-containing protein 66-like isoform X1, giving the protein MCSGSKRKEAQAGLAMDYESQKLDGSFRNFSIFLELSASDDLIGFKRAVEEEGHDVNETGFWYGRRIGSKSMGFEERTPLMIAALFGSKDVLNYVIGTGRVDVNKACGSDGVTALHCAATGGSVSAAEVVEVLLDASADVNSLDVSGNRPGDLIASVVSSGFNSRKRNLEIMLKGCGGSSSSSSSEEEAYEFSGQIFRGIEGLEQQENTVPRVSKDGSEKKEYPIDLTLPDIKNGIYGTDDFRMYTFKIKPCSRAYSHDWTECPFVHPGENARRRDPRKYHYSCVPCPEFRKGTCRQGDACEYAHGIFECWLHPAQYRTRLCKDETNCSRRVCFFAHKPEELRPLYASTGSAVPSPRSYSGGNSLLDMASITPLVLGSPSVMMPPTSTPPMTPSGASSPMGGNIWQNQSNITPPTLQLPGSRLKSALFARDVDLDLELLGRERSRRWQQQLIDESSGLSSPSSWNNNVLKASFVASSGGGDHSGEVNRLGVKPTNLEDIYGSLDPAIFPQLQGLSLDVAASHLQSPTGVQMRQSMNHQLRSSYPINLSSSPGRGSGSFGIDPSRAAAAISSRSAAFAKRSQSFIERTAVHRHNGFSSPASSANGMPCNLSDWGSPDGKLDWGIQGEELNKLRKSASFGLRSANNGTLAVTSIPATVDEPDVSWVQSLVKEASSSRAGHLDFEDQQQQCHVDNGGSEMLPVWVEQLCMEQEQMVA
- the LOC120002123 gene encoding zinc finger CCCH domain-containing protein 66-like isoform X2; translated protein: MDYESQKLDGSFRNFSIFLELSASDDLIGFKRAVEEEGHDVNETGFWYGRRIGSKSMGFEERTPLMIAALFGSKDVLNYVIGTGRVDVNKACGSDGVTALHCAATGGSVSAAEVVEVLLDASADVNSLDVSGNRPGDLIASVVSSGFNSRKRNLEIMLKGCGGSSSSSSSEEEAYEFSGQIFRGIEGLEQQENTVPRVSKDGSEKKEYPIDLTLPDIKNGIYGTDDFRMYTFKIKPCSRAYSHDWTECPFVHPGENARRRDPRKYHYSCVPCPEFRKGTCRQGDACEYAHGIFECWLHPAQYRTRLCKDETNCSRRVCFFAHKPEELRPLYASTGSAVPSPRSYSGGNSLLDMASITPLVLGSPSVMMPPTSTPPMTPSGASSPMGGNIWQNQSNITPPTLQLPGSRLKSALFARDVDLDLELLGRERSRRWQQQLIDESSGLSSPSSWNNNVLKASFVASSGGGDHSGEVNRLGVKPTNLEDIYGSLDPAIFPQLQGLSLDVAASHLQSPTGVQMRQSMNHQLRSSYPINLSSSPGRGSGSFGIDPSRAAAAISSRSAAFAKRSQSFIERTAVHRHNGFSSPASSANGMPCNLSDWGSPDGKLDWGIQGEELNKLRKSASFGLRSANNGTLAVTSIPATVDEPDVSWVQSLVKEASSSRAGHLDFEDQQQQCHVDNGGSEMLPVWVEQLCMEQEQMVA